A single genomic interval of Argopecten irradians isolate NY chromosome 8, Ai_NY, whole genome shotgun sequence harbors:
- the LOC138330313 gene encoding dual specificity protein phosphatase 3-like: protein MATGTAQDPPCTPDELLDIITSPCGGICMMPSDPYNEVFPNIYIGEESIAKDRIGLKRLGITHILNSAEGKTAYHVNTNFVMFKRVDIEYYGIEAMDQMNFQLTPYFDKSAEFIQKGLDSGGKVMVNCKVGGSRSATLVLAYLMIKHHITVQDATRMVRAKREICPNDGFLQQLCDFNEKLKKSGHFESKEEEASVSIEQSPTDAREGKITGD from the exons ATGGCGACAGGAACAGCACAGGATCCTCCGTGTACACCTGATGAGTTACTGGATATTATCACAAGTCCCTGTGGTGGCATTTGTATGATGCCCTCCGACCCTTACAACGAAGTCTTCCCGAACATCTACATTGGAGAGGA gtcaattGCAAAAGACAGAATTGGACTCAAAAGACTTGGTATTACCCATATACTGAATTCAGCTGAAGGAAAGACAGCCTACCATGTAAACACAAACTTTGTGATGTTTAAACGTGTGGATATTGAATACTACGGGATCGAGGCAATGGATCAGATGAATTTTCAGTTGACACCATACTTTGATAAATCTGCAGAGTTCATACAAAAAGGTTTAGATTCCGGAG GAAAGGTGATGGTGAATTGTAAAGTCGGAGGGAGCAGGTCTGCAACCCTGGTCTTGGCATATCTCATGATAAAACACCACATCACAGTCCAGGACGCAACAAGAATGGTCAGAGCTAAACGTGAAATATGTCCAAATGATGGTTTTCTTCAACAGCTGTGTGATTTCAACGAAAAATTAAAGAAATCAGGACATTTTGAGTCTAAAGAAGAGGAAGCCTCTGTCAGCATTGAACAAAGTCCGACGGATGCACGTGAAGGGAAAATTACCGGAGATTGA